Genomic DNA from Thermotoga petrophila RKU-1:
CAGGTCAGATGGAAGGGTGGATTACGAGGCTGAGTGGATCACTCAGTGGCAGAAAAGACCAACCGTCGAAAAACTCTACAGTTATCTGAAGGGATCGAACGTACACCTTCTACCAAAAGGAAACACTCCGAACGTTGTTGTGTCTTCTACCCTGTATCAGATCATAGCGAGTGAAACCCCCATCGTCATAAGAGACAGTAGATTCGTTGAAACCATAGAGACCGACGCGTACGGATTCGGCCCCATCGTGAAGTACAGAAATATTCACGATCTGGTTCACAAGCTCGAGCTTTTGATGCTGGACAGAGAGCAGGTCGAGGATATCAAGAAAGAAGTGAGGGTTTTTGTGGAAAAGTACGGCGGTGACAAGATCGCTCAGGAATTCCTGGATCTTGCAAAGACCATCACCAAATGAGGGGGTAGCCTCCTCATTTTTTCACCAGCACCCTTATAACCCCGGGGATTATTGAAAAGAAAATCTTCTTGGCCCAGAAAGATTCACCATCGAATTCCACCGGTTCATCTCTTTGAAACTCCACCACCACCTTTTTCGCCTGATAACCCTCCACCCCGGGATGTTCCAACAGCTTTCCGTTGAACACCCTGTGCAGGTTAGCCAGGATTCTCAACTTTCCTATGTCGTTTATCACTGTCACAGCAAGAAGGCCGTCGTCTGGCACAGCGTGGGGAAGTTGGTTCATGCCTCCTCCATTGTATTTACAGGTCCCAACGTTCATGGAAAAAACCCTCTTCTCCCACACCTTTTCATCGATCTGGATCCTGGCAGTAGGGGGATCGTATTCGATGATAGAAGAGAAGATCCTCGAGAAGTAAGAAACGCGGTTCTTCCTCTTGAGAAGGTTGGTCCTGTAGGTCACAAATCCGTCGAAGAAAAGGCCTGCAACATTCACGAACGCGCGCTTTTCTATCTCTCCGCTCGCTTTTTCGTATTCACCTACTCCCAGATCCTGAACGAATTCTTTTCCATCTTTCAATGTTTTGATCGCTTCTTCGATCTCAAGAGGAACGCCGATCGTTCTC
This window encodes:
- a CDS encoding diacylglycerol/lipid kinase family protein: MVFLIYNPAAGGGRAGKIWDRVEDLLKKHGIDHKVAFTKRPGHAMEISKKAFKEGYRRIAAFGGDGTVNEVVNGIFLNGYDLREVVFGWIPFGSGKDWARTIGVPLEIEEAIKTLKDGKEFVQDLGVGEYEKASGEIEKRAFVNVAGLFFDGFVTYRTNLLKRKNRVSYFSRIFSSIIEYDPPTARIQIDEKVWEKRVFSMNVGTCKYNGGGMNQLPHAVPDDGLLAVTVINDIGKLRILANLHRVFNGKLLEHPGVEGYQAKKVVVEFQRDEPVEFDGESFWAKKIFFSIIPGVIRVLVKK